The proteins below are encoded in one region of Halalkalicoccus jeotgali B3:
- a CDS encoding deoxyuridine 5'-triphosphate nucleotidohydrolase produces MYRDGAFVGEHVTPTTHAQIQPNGVDLTLDAIFEPLEPGRITRNDTEIGKRQRVASAELERKVPETYYLEPGGYVVRYDEVIEIPEGHVGFVYPRSSLMRNGCMLDTAVWDAGYEGRGEGLLEVHHDIELERGARIAQLVFAEADHEGTYEGSYQRENLQTPRD; encoded by the coding sequence ATGTACCGCGACGGAGCCTTCGTCGGCGAACACGTCACGCCGACGACGCACGCACAGATCCAGCCAAACGGCGTCGACCTCACGCTCGATGCGATCTTCGAACCGCTCGAACCCGGCCGGATCACGCGAAACGACACCGAGATCGGCAAGCGCCAGCGGGTCGCGAGCGCCGAACTCGAGCGCAAAGTCCCCGAGACGTACTACCTCGAACCCGGCGGCTACGTCGTGCGCTACGACGAGGTCATCGAGATCCCCGAGGGCCACGTCGGCTTCGTCTACCCGCGCTCGTCGCTCATGCGAAACGGCTGTATGCTCGATACGGCGGTGTGGGACGCCGGCTACGAGGGCCGTGGCGAGGGCCTTCTGGAAGTCCATCACGACATCGAACTCGAACGGGGCGCGCGAATCGCCCAGCTCGTGTTCGCCGAGGCCGACCACGAAGGCACCTACGAGGGGTCCTACCAGCGCGAGAACCTCCAGACGCCACGCGACTAG
- a CDS encoding aconitate hydratase: MGQTLTEKILEDHLLDGELETGEEIGIEIDQVLTQDTTGTMVWLQFEALDLDEVQTEIAAQYCDHQTYQFDFKNTDDHRFLRSAAGTFGAHFSRPGNGICHNVHKENYAAPGKTLLGSDSHTPTPGGLGELAIGAGGLDIAVAMGGGPYYIEMPEIVNVRLEGELPEWATAKDVILEMLRRLSVKGGVGKVLEYTGPGVETLSAPERTTITNMGTELGATSSIFPTDERTEEYLEALGRGDEYVEVGPDEDAEYDDEITVDLSELEPLIAQPSMPDNIVPVREVAGTDVDQVIIGSCTNGGYEDVLPTAKMLEGREVDKKTDMIVAPASKQASEMLAREGWTAELMAAGVNFSESTCGPCIGIGHVPGSDSVSVRTFNRNFEGRSGIEDDSVYLCSPEVATAAAIKGELIDPRDLADELGDLEDPGFEMPDQYTGSKADLIPPEEAVDDDLIKGPNIADVPLKEPLDAEIGGEALLKMEDNITTDHIVPASSDILMYRSNIPKISEFTLSRVDDTFPERAQAADGGVLVAGENYGQGSSREHAALCPMYLGIEAVFAESFARIHKANLFNFGIVPYTIDEETYEKIEQGDDIEVVDDVQDGIASGKNEFTIRVNDDWEATARLDASEREREIVTAGGKLPYTKQQAEEGDLGGASPADD; this comes from the coding sequence ATGGGACAGACGCTAACGGAGAAGATCCTCGAGGACCATCTCCTCGACGGCGAGCTCGAAACCGGCGAGGAGATCGGGATCGAGATCGACCAGGTTCTCACCCAGGACACGACGGGGACGATGGTCTGGCTGCAGTTCGAGGCGCTCGATCTGGACGAGGTCCAGACGGAGATCGCCGCCCAGTACTGTGATCACCAGACATATCAGTTCGACTTCAAGAACACCGACGACCACCGCTTCCTGCGCTCGGCTGCGGGCACGTTCGGCGCGCACTTCTCGCGACCCGGCAACGGGATCTGTCACAACGTCCACAAGGAGAACTACGCCGCACCCGGCAAGACGCTGCTTGGCAGTGACAGCCACACCCCGACGCCCGGCGGGCTCGGCGAACTCGCGATCGGTGCCGGTGGCCTCGACATCGCCGTCGCAATGGGCGGCGGCCCGTACTACATCGAGATGCCCGAGATCGTCAACGTCCGCCTCGAGGGAGAACTCCCCGAGTGGGCGACCGCGAAGGACGTCATCCTCGAGATGCTGCGCCGGCTCTCGGTGAAGGGCGGCGTCGGAAAGGTGCTCGAGTACACCGGCCCGGGCGTCGAGACGCTTTCTGCCCCCGAGCGCACGACGATCACGAACATGGGCACGGAGCTCGGGGCGACCTCCTCGATCTTCCCGACCGACGAGCGCACCGAGGAGTACCTCGAGGCGCTCGGCCGCGGCGACGAATACGTCGAGGTCGGCCCCGACGAGGACGCCGAATACGACGACGAGATCACGGTCGATCTCTCGGAGCTCGAACCGCTCATCGCCCAGCCGTCGATGCCCGACAACATCGTTCCTGTCCGCGAGGTCGCGGGCACCGACGTCGATCAGGTCATCATCGGCTCCTGTACGAACGGCGGCTACGAGGACGTCCTGCCCACGGCGAAGATGCTCGAAGGCCGCGAGGTCGATAAGAAGACGGACATGATCGTCGCGCCCGCCTCGAAGCAAGCCTCGGAAATGCTCGCCCGCGAAGGCTGGACGGCCGAGCTGATGGCCGCCGGCGTCAACTTCTCGGAGTCGACCTGTGGCCCGTGTATCGGCATCGGTCACGTCCCCGGCAGCGATTCGGTCTCGGTGCGGACGTTCAACCGCAACTTCGAGGGTCGCTCGGGTATCGAGGACGACTCGGTCTACCTCTGTTCGCCCGAGGTCGCCACCGCGGCGGCCATCAAAGGCGAGCTCATCGATCCGCGCGATCTGGCCGACGAGCTGGGAGATCTGGAGGACCCCGGCTTCGAGATGCCCGATCAGTACACGGGTTCGAAGGCCGACCTCATCCCGCCGGAGGAGGCCGTCGACGACGATCTGATCAAGGGCCCGAACATCGCGGACGTTCCCCTCAAGGAGCCCCTCGATGCGGAGATCGGCGGCGAGGCCTTGCTCAAGATGGAGGACAACATCACGACAGACCACATCGTGCCCGCCTCCAGCGACATCCTGATGTACCGCTCGAACATCCCGAAGATCTCGGAGTTCACCCTGAGCCGGGTCGACGACACGTTCCCCGAGCGCGCACAGGCCGCAGACGGCGGCGTGCTCGTCGCCGGCGAGAACTACGGACAGGGCTCTTCGAGAGAACACGCCGCGCTCTGTCCGATGTACCTCGGTATCGAGGCCGTCTTCGCCGAGAGCTTCGCCCGGATCCACAAGGCGAACCTCTTCAACTTCGGGATCGTCCCCTACACGATCGACGAGGAGACCTACGAGAAGATCGAGCAGGGCGACGACATCGAGGTCGTCGACGACGTCCAGGACGGTATCGCCTCCGGCAAAAACGAGTTCACCATCCGCGTGAACGACGACTGGGAGGCGACCGCCCGTCTGGACGCCTCCGAGCGCGAGCGCGAGATCGTCACCGCCGGCGGCAAGCTTCCCTACACGAAACAGCAGGCAGAAGAGGGCGATCTGGGCGGCGCGAGCCCGGCTGACGACTGA
- a CDS encoding nucleoside hydrolase, whose product MSPEPRRLLIDTDTAGDDTQAIVLAALSDRVTLEGLTIPAGNVPFDSQVENAKYTLDLVGAADVPVYEGARSPLLKGYKSAEYVHGEGGLGGELFPDTGIPSADEHAVDVIVRTARENPGEVTLACIAPLTNVALAYQREPELPELLDEVWIMGGAVNTLGNITPAAEYNFWVDPDAARIVVDAFETTLVDWGLTLRDSLFDAEVFAEIETVDTPLAEFFLTITGAVREFNAQSEHDSLGADVTTQPDSLTLAALLEPDLVERAETYYMEVDDREGPTRGYSLVDELGVTDGEPRTRVIESADGEGFERMLLDVFRHGDPHYASR is encoded by the coding sequence ATGAGTCCCGAACCCCGGCGACTGCTGATCGATACCGACACCGCGGGCGACGACACGCAGGCGATCGTCCTCGCCGCGCTCTCCGATCGCGTCACCCTCGAAGGTCTGACGATCCCCGCCGGCAACGTCCCGTTCGACTCCCAGGTCGAGAACGCGAAGTACACCCTCGATCTGGTCGGCGCGGCCGATGTCCCCGTCTACGAGGGCGCACGCTCGCCCCTGCTCAAAGGGTACAAATCCGCCGAGTACGTCCACGGTGAGGGCGGGCTGGGCGGCGAGTTGTTTCCCGACACCGGCATTCCGTCGGCCGACGAACACGCGGTCGACGTGATCGTCCGGACGGCACGGGAGAATCCGGGGGAGGTCACCCTCGCGTGCATCGCCCCGCTGACGAACGTCGCGCTCGCCTACCAGCGCGAACCCGAGCTCCCCGAACTCCTCGACGAGGTGTGGATCATGGGTGGGGCGGTCAACACGCTCGGCAACATCACGCCCGCCGCGGAGTACAACTTCTGGGTCGACCCCGACGCCGCCCGGATCGTCGTCGACGCCTTCGAGACCACGCTGGTCGACTGGGGCCTGACCCTCCGCGATTCGCTGTTCGACGCCGAGGTCTTCGCCGAGATTGAGACGGTCGACACCCCGCTGGCGGAGTTCTTCCTGACGATCACGGGGGCCGTCAGGGAGTTCAACGCCCAATCCGAGCACGACTCGCTCGGCGCGGACGTGACCACCCAGCCCGACTCGCTGACGCTCGCGGCGCTGCTCGAACCCGACCTCGTCGAGCGCGCCGAGACGTACTACATGGAAGTCGACGACCGCGAGGGGCCGACGCGGGGCTACAGCCTCGTCGACGAACTCGGCGTCACCGACGGCGAGCCGCGGACGCGTGTGATCGAATCCGCCGACGGCGAAGGCTTCGAGCGCATGCTGCTCGATGTGTTCCGCCACGGGGACCCACACTACGCGTCGCGATAA
- a CDS encoding ABC transporter permease, giving the protein MNAPTVSRRQGLTIGVVLFGLLALGFAVDGGRQLLSDVTGVLSASYLASALRLTVPIAFAAMGGIFAEKSGVINIGLEGLLIIGAFGAVASLWGLSATPIGPNIWVAFLLAVLASTFVALLFAIVCIEFKADQIIAGLAVWLIALGLAPFASIVIWNRTNSPSVGTFSAIEIPVLSALPNVGSLFTVTPPVLLLVLAVPFSWYLLNRTPFGMWIEASGEDPKSLDTAGISVRHVRYAGVLLSGIYCGIGGAGLALNTGQFVGSGDTMVDGRGWIGLTAFLIGNYNPVNAFLASFLFAGLDALQIELQQIAGYDVSSTLVGIIPYVAVLVVLTLVGRTRMPAEAGEHYESDE; this is encoded by the coding sequence ATGAACGCGCCGACGGTCTCCCGCAGACAGGGTCTTACCATCGGCGTGGTCCTCTTTGGCCTGCTGGCGCTCGGGTTCGCCGTCGACGGCGGTCGACAGCTCCTCAGTGACGTCACCGGCGTCCTCAGCGCGTCGTATCTCGCCTCTGCGCTCCGGCTGACGGTCCCGATCGCCTTCGCGGCGATGGGTGGTATCTTCGCGGAGAAATCGGGCGTTATCAACATCGGCCTCGAAGGCCTGCTCATCATCGGCGCGTTCGGCGCCGTCGCGAGCCTCTGGGGCCTGTCGGCGACACCGATCGGGCCGAACATCTGGGTCGCATTCTTGCTTGCGGTACTCGCGAGTACGTTCGTCGCGTTGCTGTTCGCGATCGTCTGCATCGAATTCAAGGCCGACCAGATCATCGCCGGGCTCGCGGTCTGGCTGATCGCCCTCGGGCTCGCGCCCTTCGCGAGCATCGTCATCTGGAACCGGACCAACAGCCCGAGCGTCGGTACGTTCTCGGCGATCGAGATCCCGGTCCTCTCGGCGCTGCCAAACGTCGGCTCGCTCTTTACGGTGACCCCACCGGTCCTGTTGCTCGTGCTTGCGGTTCCGTTCTCGTGGTATCTCCTCAACCGCACGCCCTTCGGGATGTGGATCGAGGCAAGCGGCGAGGACCCGAAATCGCTCGACACCGCGGGCATCAGCGTGCGCCACGTGCGCTATGCGGGCGTGTTGCTCTCGGGGATCTACTGTGGCATCGGCGGGGCCGGGCTCGCACTGAACACCGGCCAGTTCGTCGGTAGCGGCGATACGATGGTCGACGGGCGGGGCTGGATCGGGTTGACGGCCTTCCTGATCGGTAACTACAACCCGGTCAACGCCTTCCTCGCGTCGTTCCTGTTTGCCGGCCTCGATGCGCTCCAGATCGAGCTCCAGCAGATCGCCGGCTACGACGTCTCCTCGACGCTGGTCGGGATCATCCCCTACGTGGCCGTCCTCGTCGTTCTCACCCTCGTCGGGCGGACCCGGATGCCCGCCGAGGCCGGCGAGCACTACGAGTCCGACGAGTAG
- a CDS encoding ABC transporter permease: protein MSDWRERTDASLDWLVNASAVQRILASLTALVFAVLVGTVLVFVSGFVADCSDPFIYIPGVGYGCYNPVEMYGTMINGAFGSLTALGRTLQETTLLLFTGLSVAVAFRAGLFNIGTQGQMVLGALAAALTVIALGDVVPATIVGALVVIPVGIVVGALVGGFWGMIPGVMKAYADAHEVITTIMLNFVATGIAFWAVQNHVGNLETDSVQTHSIPELARLPATISGARFSIYALLGALLIAVGIYLLYTRTVLGYELRTSGIQETAAEYGGVNAKRNIVTSMTLSGALGGVAGAIYVTMIQYRWQAGIPALGFDGIAVSILAGNNPLGVIPAALLFGGMKTGSVAVDLSLGVPNELVEVLRGLIILFIAMPEFFRMLGKRAGYGGGEAE, encoded by the coding sequence GTGAGCGATTGGCGCGAACGGACCGACGCCTCGCTCGACTGGCTCGTCAACGCCTCTGCCGTTCAGCGGATCCTCGCCAGCCTCACCGCACTGGTTTTTGCCGTGCTCGTCGGCACGGTTCTGGTGTTCGTCTCGGGCTTCGTCGCGGACTGTTCCGACCCGTTCATCTACATCCCCGGTGTCGGCTACGGTTGTTACAACCCCGTCGAGATGTACGGGACGATGATCAACGGTGCGTTCGGGTCGCTGACGGCACTCGGGCGCACCCTCCAGGAGACGACGCTGCTTCTCTTTACCGGGCTGTCGGTCGCCGTTGCCTTCCGCGCAGGGCTGTTCAACATCGGGACGCAGGGACAGATGGTGCTCGGAGCGCTTGCGGCCGCGCTGACCGTCATCGCGCTCGGCGACGTCGTCCCCGCCACTATCGTCGGCGCGCTCGTCGTGATCCCCGTCGGGATCGTCGTCGGTGCGCTCGTCGGCGGGTTCTGGGGGATGATTCCGGGCGTGATGAAGGCGTACGCCGACGCCCACGAGGTGATCACCACGATCATGCTGAACTTCGTCGCCACGGGCATCGCCTTCTGGGCCGTCCAGAACCACGTCGGCAACCTCGAAACCGACTCGGTTCAGACCCACTCGATCCCCGAACTCGCGCGTCTCCCGGCGACGATCTCGGGCGCGCGCTTTTCGATCTACGCCCTGCTCGGCGCGCTACTCATCGCCGTCGGGATCTACCTGCTCTACACTCGGACGGTGCTCGGCTACGAGCTTCGCACGAGCGGAATCCAAGAGACCGCCGCCGAGTACGGCGGCGTGAACGCGAAACGCAACATCGTCACCAGCATGACGCTTTCGGGTGCGCTCGGTGGGGTCGCGGGCGCGATCTACGTGACGATGATCCAGTACCGCTGGCAGGCCGGCATCCCGGCGCTCGGGTTCGACGGCATCGCGGTCTCGATCCTCGCGGGCAACAACCCACTTGGCGTGATCCCCGCGGCCCTGCTCTTCGGCGGGATGAAAACCGGCAGCGTCGCGGTCGACCTCTCGCTTGGTGTCCCGAACGAACTCGTCGAGGTGCTCAGAGGGCTGATCATCCTCTTTATCGCCATGCCGGAGTTCTTCCGTATGCTCGGGAAACGTGCCGGCTACGGTGGGGGTGAGGCGGAATGA
- a CDS encoding ABC transporter ATP-binding protein translates to MGSEPETPPGETPAVHLDGITKRFPGVVANDDVNFRVERGTIHALIGENGAGKTTLMNVLYGLYEPTEGTVWIDGEAHEFDGPSEAMAAGIGMIHQHFMLVDTMTVAENVVLGDEPKKWGGLATDTDRAIEETRTLADRYGFDVDPTEHIEEISVGEQQRVEILKTLYRGADVLILDEPTAVLAPQEIDALFDVLDELIAEGKTIVFITHKLGEALEAADEISVLRDGELVGTIPAETATREELASMMVGRDVILEIDKPPAERGQPVLELADLVVEDDRGVTAVDGAGFTVHAGEVFGIAGVDGNGQTELVEAITGLRPAESGSLTFDGREITDSPRRDRIGAGMAYVSEDRQKRSLVMEYDLRRNGLLGCQRLPRFSDGWRIDWGKTEEYVDNVISEYDVRPPDTSALAHSLSGGNQQKFIVGREFERDPSLVVASQPTRGVDIGSIEFIHNRLLDLRADGKALLLVSSKLDEVRRLADRLAVMHDGEVMAVVDSDAVTEEDLGLLMAGERPTGLDTEGERTERREVV, encoded by the coding sequence ATGGGCTCTGAACCCGAGACACCGCCGGGCGAGACGCCTGCAGTCCACCTCGATGGCATCACCAAGCGCTTTCCGGGCGTGGTCGCCAACGACGACGTCAATTTCCGTGTCGAACGCGGGACGATCCACGCGTTGATCGGGGAGAACGGGGCCGGCAAGACGACGCTGATGAACGTCCTCTACGGGCTGTACGAACCCACCGAAGGTACGGTATGGATCGACGGCGAGGCCCACGAGTTCGACGGGCCGAGCGAGGCGATGGCCGCCGGCATCGGCATGATCCACCAGCACTTCATGCTCGTCGATACGATGACCGTCGCCGAGAACGTCGTCCTCGGTGACGAGCCGAAAAAGTGGGGTGGGCTGGCGACCGACACCGACCGCGCGATCGAGGAGACGCGGACCCTCGCCGACCGGTACGGCTTCGACGTCGACCCGACCGAGCACATCGAGGAGATCAGCGTCGGCGAACAACAGCGCGTCGAGATCCTCAAAACGCTCTACCGTGGCGCGGACGTGTTGATCCTCGACGAGCCGACGGCAGTGCTCGCCCCCCAGGAGATCGACGCGCTGTTCGACGTTCTCGACGAACTGATCGCCGAAGGGAAGACGATCGTCTTCATCACGCACAAGCTCGGGGAGGCACTGGAGGCCGCAGACGAGATCAGCGTCCTTCGAGACGGCGAGCTGGTCGGAACGATCCCCGCCGAAACCGCGACACGCGAGGAGTTGGCGAGTATGATGGTCGGCCGGGACGTGATCCTCGAGATAGACAAACCACCCGCAGAGCGCGGACAACCGGTGCTCGAACTCGCTGACCTCGTCGTCGAGGACGACCGCGGGGTTACGGCTGTCGACGGCGCGGGCTTTACCGTCCACGCCGGCGAGGTCTTCGGTATCGCCGGCGTCGACGGCAACGGGCAGACGGAACTCGTCGAGGCGATCACCGGGCTGCGCCCAGCCGAGTCGGGATCGCTCACGTTCGACGGCCGGGAGATTACCGACAGCCCGCGCCGCGATCGGATCGGGGCGGGGATGGCCTACGTCTCAGAGGACCGCCAGAAGCGAAGCCTCGTCATGGAGTACGACCTCCGGCGAAACGGGCTGTTGGGCTGTCAACGGCTCCCTAGGTTCTCCGATGGCTGGCGGATCGACTGGGGAAAAACCGAGGAGTACGTCGACAACGTGATCAGCGAGTACGACGTCCGCCCGCCCGACACGAGCGCTCTTGCACACTCGCTGTCCGGCGGGAACCAACAGAAGTTCATCGTCGGCCGGGAGTTCGAGCGCGATCCCTCGCTGGTCGTAGCCTCCCAGCCGACTCGCGGCGTCGACATCGGGAGCATCGAGTTCATCCACAACCGCCTGCTCGACCTCAGAGCCGACGGGAAGGCACTCTTGCTCGTCTCCTCGAAGCTCGATGAGGTCCGACGGCTCGCAGACCGCCTCGCGGTGATGCACGACGGCGAAGTGATGGCGGTCGTCGACTCCGATGCAGTCACTGAAGAGGACCTCGGTCTCCTGATGGCCGGCGAGCGCCCGACCGGACTCGATACCGAGGGGGAACGAACCGAACGGAGGGAGGTCGTGTGA
- a CDS encoding BMP family lipoprotein translates to MRRRTFLTSTAAGVPVLTAGCLINDEGNGGGGGDGGAGDSDVTVGIVYSTGGLGDESFNDMANQGIERAQEELGIEYQSAEPGSPADMNDMQRQFAGNDAIDVVVCIGFDHEADLQNNATEFSDTQFVLVDAVVEAENVASYVFREQEGSFQVGHLAGLLTGTEYAHGGGETNPTESIVGFVGGEETSLIERFEAGYVAGAQYADEAIQTPSAYAGSWTDPTTGQEIASGMYNDGADIVYHAAGGTGGGVFEAAQSSGRFAIGVDDDQSVSAEAFSDVIVASMIKRVDTAVFESIQSIVEDSFEGGQVNDLGLEEEGVGAVIGQDFEGELPTEITDALAESRQAIIDGEIDVPTTRDGL, encoded by the coding sequence ATGCGACGCAGAACGTTTCTCACGTCCACAGCGGCTGGAGTTCCGGTACTGACTGCCGGCTGTCTCATCAACGATGAGGGCAACGGCGGCGGGGGCGGCGATGGGGGGGCTGGCGATTCGGACGTCACCGTTGGGATCGTCTACTCGACGGGCGGGCTCGGCGACGAGTCGTTCAACGACATGGCCAACCAGGGGATCGAGCGGGCCCAAGAGGAGCTTGGCATCGAGTACCAGAGTGCAGAACCCGGTTCGCCAGCGGACATGAACGACATGCAACGGCAGTTCGCCGGCAACGACGCCATCGACGTCGTGGTCTGTATCGGGTTCGACCACGAGGCCGACCTCCAGAACAACGCCACGGAGTTTTCCGACACGCAGTTCGTCCTCGTCGACGCGGTCGTCGAGGCCGAGAACGTCGCGAGCTACGTCTTTCGCGAACAGGAGGGATCGTTCCAGGTCGGTCACCTCGCGGGGCTGTTGACCGGGACGGAGTACGCCCACGGTGGGGGCGAGACCAATCCAACCGAATCGATCGTCGGCTTCGTCGGTGGCGAGGAGACCTCGCTGATCGAGCGCTTCGAGGCGGGCTACGTCGCCGGCGCACAGTACGCCGACGAGGCGATCCAGACGCCCTCGGCGTACGCCGGGAGTTGGACCGACCCGACGACGGGCCAGGAGATCGCAAGCGGGATGTACAACGACGGCGCGGATATCGTCTATCACGCCGCCGGCGGGACCGGTGGTGGCGTCTTCGAAGCCGCTCAGTCGAGCGGTCGTTTCGCCATCGGCGTCGACGACGACCAGTCGGTGAGCGCCGAGGCGTTCAGTGACGTGATCGTCGCGAGCATGATCAAACGCGTCGACACCGCCGTCTTCGAGTCGATCCAATCGATCGTCGAGGACTCCTTCGAGGGCGGACAGGTCAACGACCTCGGGCTCGAAGAGGAGGGCGTCGGTGCGGTTATCGGCCAGGACTTCGAGGGTGAACTGCCCACGGAGATCACCGACGCACTCGCGGAGTCCCGGCAAGCGATCATCGACGGCGAGATCGACGTGCCTACTACGCGCGATGGGCTCTGA